From Brevibacillus marinus, a single genomic window includes:
- a CDS encoding glutamate-1-semialdehyde 2,1-aminomutase produces MNRKRSEQLHQEALEVILGGVNSPSRSFKAVGGGAPVVMERAQGAYMWDVDGNRYIDYLAAYGPIITGHAHPHITRAICRAAENGTLYGTPTPWEIQFARMIREAIPSMERIRFNNSGTEAVMTCIRVARAYTGRTKIIKFAGCYHGHSDLVLVAAGSGPSTLGIPDSAGIPQSIADEVITVPYNDPDAYAEAIRHWGEQTAAVLVEPIVGNFGIVMPQPGFLQLINQLAHQAGALVIYDEVITAFRFCYGGAQNLLGIEPDLTALGKIIGGGLPIGAYGGRRDIMEQVAPLGPAYQAGTMAGNPASITAGIACLEVLQEPGVYEELDRLGALLEQGIREAAERHAVTIQLNRVKGALAVYFTDQPVVDYAGAQRSDGERFARFFRLMLEQGICLAPSKYEAWFITTAHSEEDIRTTIAAVDKAFAQLHG; encoded by the coding sequence ATGAACCGAAAAAGATCGGAACAACTGCATCAGGAAGCGCTGGAAGTGATCCTCGGGGGCGTCAACAGCCCTTCCCGTTCGTTCAAGGCGGTCGGGGGAGGTGCTCCGGTCGTCATGGAGCGGGCGCAAGGCGCCTACATGTGGGACGTCGACGGCAACCGCTATATCGATTATCTCGCGGCCTACGGCCCGATCATCACCGGCCACGCCCACCCCCACATCACCCGCGCCATCTGCCGGGCGGCGGAAAACGGCACTTTGTACGGAACCCCCACTCCTTGGGAAATCCAGTTTGCCCGGATGATCCGGGAGGCGATTCCCTCGATGGAGCGGATCCGCTTCAACAACTCCGGCACGGAAGCGGTGATGACCTGCATCCGCGTCGCGCGCGCCTACACCGGGCGCACGAAAATTATCAAATTTGCCGGATGCTACCACGGGCACTCCGACCTGGTGTTGGTGGCGGCGGGCTCCGGTCCTTCCACCCTGGGAATCCCGGACAGCGCGGGAATTCCCCAATCGATCGCCGACGAGGTGATTACCGTTCCCTACAACGATCCGGACGCCTACGCCGAAGCGATCCGCCACTGGGGGGAGCAAACCGCGGCTGTGCTGGTTGAGCCGATTGTCGGCAATTTTGGGATTGTCATGCCGCAGCCCGGCTTTTTGCAGCTGATCAATCAACTTGCCCATCAGGCCGGTGCGCTGGTCATTTACGACGAGGTGATTACCGCCTTTCGCTTCTGCTACGGCGGCGCGCAAAACCTGCTCGGCATCGAGCCCGATCTGACGGCACTGGGCAAAATCATCGGCGGCGGGCTGCCGATCGGCGCCTATGGCGGCCGCCGCGACATTATGGAGCAGGTTGCCCCGCTCGGTCCGGCCTATCAGGCAGGGACGATGGCCGGCAATCCGGCCTCGATCACGGCGGGCATCGCCTGCCTGGAAGTGCTCCAGGAGCCGGGCGTCTACGAGGAACTGGATCGCCTGGGGGCGCTGCTGGAGCAGGGAATCCGCGAGGCGGCCGAGCGGCACGCGGTAACGATCCAACTCAACCGGGTGAAAGGAGCGCTGGCCGTCTACTTCACCGACCAGCCGGTCGTCGACTACGCCGGGGCGCAGCGGTCCGACGGCGAACGCTTCGCCCGCTTCTTCCGGCTGATGCTGGAACAGGGGATCTGCCTCGCCCCCTCCAAGTACGAAGCTTGGTTTATCACCACGGCGCACAGCGAAGAGGACATCCGGACCACGATTGCCGCCGTGGACAAGGCGTTCGCGCAGTTACACGGCTGA